A stretch of the Arachis stenosperma cultivar V10309 chromosome 6, arast.V10309.gnm1.PFL2, whole genome shotgun sequence genome encodes the following:
- the LOC130935268 gene encoding clathrin interactor EPSIN 1, producing the protein MDFMKVFDQTVREIKREVNLKVLKVPEIEQKVLDATDNEPWGPHGSALAEIALATKKFTECQMVMNVLWTRLTETGKDWRYVYKALAVIEYLVAHGSERAVDDIIEHTFQISALSSFEYVEPSGKDSGLNVRKKAETIVALLNNREKIQEVRNKAAANRDKYVGVSSSGITYKSGSTSFSSGSYQSSGKYSGFGSNDGDRFKDSYRDKGDYEEDKYIRRSRNISDDEENSFKKGTAHSVSKSQENAPSRVSKSSTANAHDNYSSVASQSSSAPANNTEDDFDDFDPRGTSAKPSAGSSNQVDLFGQDLISDFMDAPTSVSTEKAAANSVSEVDLFADASFVSAPPNVDKGASSQPQEEVDLFASQPAIPSVTPTVDLFSIPKPVAQPDKKSGNSSSANSSTFDPFAVSEPVVHTDTGNSAPVNNSTFDPFAIPEPVSQPDNKSRNSAPANNSTFDPFAAIPLNNFDGSDVFGDFTSQPDSASSQTSNNVASDISHDKMNGKTSVDSKVSPKKDPFQVKSGIWADSLSRGLIDLNISGPKKVNLADVGIVGGLSDGSDEVVKGPPPPSFYMGRAMGSGSGLGRSGFTPSQTETGNDMFSSLSSQQYQFGGFQK; encoded by the exons ATGGATTTCATGAAGGTCTTCGATCAAACCGTTCGAGAAAT AAAGAGAGAGGTGAATCTGAAGGTGCTAAAGGTTCCCGAGATCGAACAGAAG GTGTTGGATGCAACTGATAATGAACCTTGGGGTCCTCATGGTTCTGCACTGGCAGAGATTGCACTGGCTACCAAAAAATT TACTGAATGTCAAATGGTCATGAATGTCCTTTGGACAAGATTGACTGAAACTGGAAAAGACTGGCGCTATGTTTACAAG GCATTAGCTGTTATAGAGTATTTGGTAGCACATGGGTCTGAACGTGCAGTTGATGACATTATAGAGCATACATTTCAAATCTCA GCACTTTCTAGCTTTGAATATGTTGAGCCTAGTGGTAAGGATTCGGGACTAAATGTCAGGAAGAAGGCAGAAACCATTGTGGCCCTTTTGAATAATAGAGAAAAGATACAGGAAGTGAGAAATAAAGCTGCTGCAAACCGTGACAA ATACGTTGGAGTTTCTTCTAGTGGAATCACGTACAAGTCTGGGTCAACCTCATTTAGTAGTGGCAGCTATCAGAGCAGTGGTAAATATTCGGGCTTTGGTTCAAATGATGGTGATAGGTTTAAGGATAGCTACAGAGACAAGGGAGACTATGAAGAAGACAAATACATTAGAAGATCACGAAACATCAGTGACGATGAAGAGAACTCCTTCAAAAAGGGTACTGCACACTCTGTCAG CAAAAGTCAGGAGAATGCACCATCCAGAGTATCTAAGTCATCTACTGCTAATGCCCATGATAATTACAGTTCAGTTGCTTCTCAAAGTTCAAGTGCACCTGCAAATAATACCGAGGATGACTTTGACGACTTTGATCCAAGAGGAACTTCTGCTA AGCCTTCGGCTGGAAGCTCTAATCAAGTTGATCTCTTTGGACAAGATTTAATCAGTGACTTCATGGATGCTCCAACATCTGTTTCTACAGAAAAGGCTGCTGCTAATAGTGTTTCAGAGGTTGATCTATTTGCAGATGCTTCATTTGTATCGGCACCACCTAATGTGGACAAGGGAGCTAGTTCTCAACCTCAG GAAGAAGTGGATCTATTTGCATCACAGCCAGCCATTCCTTCAGTTACACCAACAGTTGACTTGTTTTCCATTCCTAAACCAGTTGCGCAGCCAGACAAGAAGTCAGGAAATTCTTCTTCGGCGAATAGTAGCACTTTTGATCCCTTTGCTGTTTCTGAACCAGTTGTGCATACAGACACAGGAAATTCGGCTCCTGTGAATAATAGCACTTTTGATCCCTTTGCCATTCCTGAACCAGTTTCGCAGCCTGACAATAAGTCAAGAAATTCTGCTCCTGCAAACAATAGCACTTTTGACCCCTTTGCTGCGATTCCACTTAATAATTTTGATGGATCTGATGTTTTTGGTGATTTTACTTCTCAACCTGATTCAGCATCTTCACAGACCTCCAATAATGTTGCCAGTGACATCAGCCATGATAAGATGAATGGTAAAACTTCAGTAGACTCTAAAGTTTCACCTAAAAAGGATCCATTCCAGGTGAAATCTGGCATCTGGGCAGATTCACTTAGCCGTGGACTGATTGATCTCAATATATCTGGCC CCAAGAAAGTAAATCTTGCAGATGTTGGGATTGTGGGTGGATTAAGTGATGGATCAGATGAAGTGGTGAAAGGCCCTCCTCCACCTTCATTTTACATGGGTAGAGCTATGGGTTCAGGTTCTGGTCTTGGTAGATCTGGATTCACTCCTTCACAGACAGAAACCGGAAATGACATGTTCTCAAGCCTTAGCAGCCAACAATATCAATTTGGTGGATTCCAGAAGTAA
- the LOC130934885 gene encoding uncharacterized protein LOC130934885, translated as MEVHRSSHYDEVQQFTDARWIAAPEACWRIFRFNLYRMYPSVERLQVHLPNQHQVSFYEHQTISEIVNNDYFSRTMLTEFFALNRADDHQSRHLLYRKIPEYYSWHNKEKEWRRRRSQKRAIGRIYTVSPTEGEKFYLRILLSNVRGPTGWDDLLTVDGVQYSSFKQSAQHRGLLESDSSIRSCLVEASILRMPCALRRLFATILIFCEPTDVKSLWDEFLSCMVDDYASTSTTTCNGLTNRLLRDLNDILLQHGKHIAHYDLPALTSDNDNDNFMPRIIQEEMSIEVPQEDLCSIERLNHDQSAAFRCIMNTIDRRESGVFFVDGPGGAGKTFLYRAIIADSRSKGHIVLVTASSGIAATLLPGGRTAHSRFKIPINAEPSSTCNISKQSDLAKLIRQTTAIIWDEAPMTNKETMESLDRTLRDILENNNPFGGKVMVMGGDFRQVLPVVPKGSKSQMISASIVKSHLWAFTKILHLRQNMRSLNDRDFAEYLMRIGDGIEPTICEDLVQIKVGMAIPWEGEASLHKLIEETFPNLQSHGWDASYMVERAILTPKNHDVQQLNDIVINQFPGDERILASFDEVEGDTNNVYQQEYLNSISTGGLPPHMLKVKKGAPLMLLRNIDPKAGLCNGTRLLCRGTFQNMLDVEILTGHHSGKRAFLPRIKHKTTENSGLPFVLIRKQFPVRLSFALTINKSQGQTIPKVGIYLPKHVFSHGQLYVALSRSVSQSTTKILVKEGTVDGKRGQFTKNVVFKEILLPAP; from the coding sequence ATGGAGGTTCACAGGAGTTCTCATTATGATGAGGTGCAACAGTTCACTGATGCAAGATGGATTGCCGCTCCAGAGGCATGTTGGAGGATATTTAGATTCAACCTTTACCGAATGTATCCATCAGTTGAAAGGTTGCAAGTTCATTTGCCAAATCAACATCAAGTGAGCTTTTATGAGCACCAAACTATTTCTGAAATAGTTAATAATGACTATTTCTCAAGAACAATGCTCACTGAATTTTTTGCACTTAATCGGGCCGATGACCATCAATCTAGGCATCTTTTGTACAGGAAAATCCCAGAATATTACAGTTGGCACAACAAGGAAAAAGAATGGCGTCGACGCAGGTCACAAAAGAGAGCTATTGGTCGGATCTATACCGTTTCGCCAACAGAAGGTGAAAAATTCTATTTGCGTATTCTGTTGTCAAATGTAAGAGGCCCAACTGGTTGGGATGATTTGCTAACAGTCGATGGTGTCCAATATTCGTCCTTTAAGCAATCCGCTCAGCATCGAGGACTGTTGGAGAGTGATAGTAGTATAAGATCATGTTTGGTTGAGGCATCCATTTTGAGAATGCCATGTGCTCTAAGAAGGTTGTTTGCCACCATTCTAATTTTTTGTGAGCCAACAGATGTAAAAAGTCTGTGGGACGAGTTTCTTTCATGTATGGTGGATGATTACGCATCAACAAGCACTACAACCTGCAATGGGTTGACAAATCGTTTGCTTAGGGATTTAAATGACATCCTCCTACAACATGGAAAACATATTGCACACTACGATTTACCAGCTCTAACCTCGGACAACGACAACGATAACTTCATGCCTAGAATTATTCAAGAAGAAATGTCCATCGAAGTTCCTCAAGAAGACCTGTGTTCTATAGAAAGATTGAATCATGACCAGTCTGCAGCTTTCAGGTGCATTATGAATACAATTGATCGAAGAGAAAGTGGAGTGTTCTTCGTAGATGGACCAGGAGGAGCAGGTAAGACATTTCTTTACAGAGCTATAATTGCAGACTCAAGAAGTAAAGGGCATATTGTCTTGGTAACTGCGTCCTCAGGAATAGCTGCAACTTTACTGCCTGGTGGTCGAACAGCTCATTCTAGATTTAAGATCCCAATCAATGCAGAGCCATCCTCCACGTGCAATATAAGTAAACAATCTGATCTTGCAAAACTGATTAGGCAGACGACTGCGATAATTTGGGATGAAGCGCCAATGACTAATAAAGAGACAATGGAATCACTGGACCGCACATTACGAGACATCTTAGAAAACAATAATCCATTTGGAGGGAAGGTGATGGTTATGGGAGGGGATTTTCGCCAAGTACTACCTGTTGTGCCGAAAGGAAGTAAGTCGCAAATGATTTCAGCTTCTATTGTTAAATCACATTTGTGGGCATTCACCAAAATTCTCCACCTGCGACAAAATATGCGATCTCTTAATGATCGTGATTTTGCGGAGTATCTTATGCGCATAGGGGATGGGATTGAGCCTACCATATGTGAAGACTTGGTACAAATAAAAGTAGGCATGGCAATACCATGGGAAGGTGAGGCATCATTACACAAATTAATAGAAGAAACCTTTCCAAATTTGCAATCTCATGGGTGGGATGCATCTTATATGGTGGAGAGAGCGATATTGACACCCAAGAATCATGATGTGCAACAGCTTAATGATATAGTCATCAACCAATTTCCGGGAGACGAACGAATTTTAGCATCCTTTGATGAAGTAGAAGGAGATACAAATAATGTGTATCAACAAGAATATCTTAACTCGATCTCCACAGGTGGATTGCCACCTCATATGTTGAAGGTAAAAAAAGGTGCTCCTCTGATGTTACTGAGAAACATAGATCCTAAGGCAGGCTTATGCAATGGCACAAGGCTACTGTGTCGAGGAACTTTTCAAAATATGTTAGACGTGGAAATCTTAACAGGCCATCACTCTGGAAAAAGGGCTTTCCTGCCACGGATAAAACACAAAACAACTGAGAACTCAGGACTACCCTTTGTGCTTATTAGAAAACAATTTCCTGTAAGGTTGAGTTTTGCCTTAACGATAAATAAATCACAAGGGCAAACTATCCCTAAGGTAGGGATCTATCTCCCTAAACATGTGTTCAGCCATGGTCAATTATACGTTGCTCTATCTCGAAGTGTTTCTCAGTCAACCACAAAAATCTTAGTCAAAGAAGGAACAGTAGATGGAAAAAGGGGACAATTCACAAAGAATGTGGTGTTCAAAGAAATTTTGTTACCTGCACCTTAG
- the LOC130936224 gene encoding transcription factor RAX2-like produces the protein MGRAPCCDKANVKRGPWSPDEDATLKNYLHTHGTGGNWIALPRKAGLRRCGKSCRLRWLNYLRPDIKHGGFTEQEDQIICTLYTQMGSRWSAIASQLPGRTDNDVKNYWNTKLKKKLMAAKVISPNNNNNKKTLLTTQQNSDFQDNKNYCSPPSSSSLVHLPILSNDITNFSSNISLDLIHQQLYSPQFMNLQIGGANSRNNKNNDSSSNIEGSTSSSSLALLDYKGGSSSLLEEEKQHGVGDNDESNKEFLMDLGFDGEFSQSISSYCYSEWVDFNCAEIKPH, from the exons ATGGGAAGAGCTCCTTGTTGTGACAAAGCAAATGTGAAGAGAGGACCATGGTCTCCTGATGAGGATGCAACACTCAAGAACTATCTTCACACTCATGGCACTGGAGGCAATTGGATTGCATTGCCAAGAAAAGCtg GTCTAAGGAGGTGTGGGAAGAGTTGCCGTCTAAGGTGGCTGAATTATCTAAGGCCAGATATAAAACATGGAGGATTTACTGAACAAGAGGATCAAATCATTTGCACTCTCTATACTCAAATGGGAAGCAG ATGGTCTGCAATAGCATCTCAACTTCCTGGCAGAACAGACAATGATGTCAAAAACTATTGGAACACCAAGCTCAAGAAGAAGCTCATGGCAGCAAAAGTAATTTCCcctaataataacaataataaaaaaacattatTGACTACTCAACAAAACTCAGATTTTcaagataataaaaattattgttcaccaccctcatcatcatcattagtGCATCTTCCAATTTTAAGCAATGATATTACTAATTTTAGTTCTAACATAAGTCTTGACCTAATTCATCAACAACTCTATAGTCCACAATTTATGAATTTACAAATTGGTGGTGCAAATTCAAGGAACAACAAGAATAATGATAGTAGTAGTAATATTGAAGGTTCAActtcttcttcatcacttgCATTATTGGACTACAAGGGTGGATCATCATCACTTctagaagaagaaaaacaacaTGGTGTTGGTGATAATGATGAATCTAATAAGGAATTCTTGATGGATTTAGGGTTTGATGGTGAGTTTTCTCAAAGTATTAGTAGTTATTGTTACTCTGAGTGGGTTGATTTCAACTGTGCTGAAATTAAGCCACATtga